A window of the Streptomyces albireticuli genome harbors these coding sequences:
- a CDS encoding cytochrome P450 → MHREPSTAPYQEITEEITHETAPHPELATLPTSRPAGCPFDPPAELAALRTESPLRRMRFPDGHLGWLATSHATVRAVLADRRFSSRYELLHLPVPGSPEGGLPPAPVGDLTGIDAPEHTRYRRLLMGKFTVRRMRALTARVEEITAERLDAMERMGPPVDLVSAFAHPVPALMICELLGVPEAEREDFQRTAAGMSDPEATLEQMMDALTALTEKVHALVPAKRARPTDDLLSDLTTTDLTDEELSGIGSFLLAAGLDTTANMLGLGTFALLRNPGQAAALRAEPELADQAVEELLRYLTITHTGFRAALEDVELGGQLIRAGETVILAVQAANRDPERFPDPDVLDLKRATTGHMAFGHGIHQCLGQQLARVEMRVAFPALFTRFPTLRLACRPEEVPLRTDQNIYGVHRLPVTWDR, encoded by the coding sequence ATGCACCGCGAACCGTCGACCGCTCCGTACCAAGAGATCACCGAAGAGATCACCCACGAGACGGCCCCGCACCCCGAGCTCGCGACCCTGCCCACCAGCCGCCCCGCCGGCTGCCCCTTCGATCCGCCCGCCGAGCTGGCGGCGCTGCGCACGGAGAGCCCGCTGCGGCGGATGCGCTTCCCCGACGGCCACCTGGGCTGGCTGGCGACCAGTCACGCGACGGTCCGCGCGGTCCTCGCCGACCGCCGCTTCAGCTCACGCTACGAGCTCCTGCACCTTCCCGTCCCGGGCTCCCCCGAAGGCGGCCTGCCCCCGGCGCCGGTCGGGGACCTCACGGGCATCGACGCCCCCGAGCACACCCGCTACCGGCGCCTGCTCATGGGGAAGTTCACGGTCCGCCGGATGCGGGCCCTGACCGCGCGGGTCGAGGAGATCACCGCCGAGCGCCTCGACGCCATGGAGCGCATGGGGCCGCCGGTCGATCTGGTGTCGGCCTTCGCCCACCCCGTACCCGCGCTGATGATCTGCGAACTGCTGGGCGTGCCCGAGGCCGAGCGCGAGGACTTCCAGCGCACCGCCGCGGGGATGAGCGACCCGGAGGCGACCCTGGAACAGATGATGGATGCCCTGACCGCGCTCACCGAGAAGGTCCACGCGCTCGTCCCGGCCAAGCGCGCCCGCCCCACCGACGACCTGCTCAGCGACCTGACCACCACCGACCTCACCGACGAGGAACTCTCCGGCATAGGCAGCTTCCTGCTGGCCGCCGGCCTCGACACCACCGCGAACATGCTCGGGCTCGGCACCTTCGCCCTGCTGCGGAACCCTGGCCAGGCCGCCGCCCTGCGCGCCGAGCCGGAACTCGCCGACCAGGCCGTCGAGGAACTCCTCCGCTACCTCACCATCACCCACACCGGATTCCGGGCGGCCCTGGAGGACGTGGAGCTGGGCGGCCAGCTGATCAGGGCCGGCGAGACCGTCATCCTCGCGGTGCAGGCCGCCAACCGTGACCCGGAGCGGTTCCCCGACCCGGACGTCCTCGACCTGAAGCGCGCGACCACCGGGCACATGGCCTTCGGCCACGGCATCCACCAGTGCCTGGGCCAGCAGCTCGCCCGCGTCGAGATGCGGGTCGCCTTCCCCGCCCTGTTCACCCGCTTCCCGACGCTGCGGCTCGCCTGCCGGCCCGAGGAGGTGCCGCTGCGCACCGACCAGAACATCTACGGCGTGCACCGGCTCCCGGTCACCTGGGACCGGTAA
- a CDS encoding DUF4097 family beta strand repeat-containing protein, whose amino-acid sequence MPTFDTPGPISATLEFDIGSARITAGERADTVVEVLPTDGADSTDVRAAQQTEVTFSGGKLVVRGPRKRSLLGRAGSLDVSVELPAGSDVLGVSPLADFVTEGPLGECRLKSSLGDIQVAEATAVNLRTGHGDVRVARVTGDAEVAGAGRIGIGHVAGAAIVKNVDGDTEIDEVAGDLRVNSSNGRISVGVAHAGVDAKSAKGGIRIDEVARGKVTLQTAMGDLEIGIRESTAAWLDVSTRFGGVRNSLGPAEGPGSTDDTVEVRARTGIGDIVIRRS is encoded by the coding sequence ATGCCCACTTTCGACACCCCCGGACCGATCTCCGCCACCCTTGAGTTCGACATCGGGTCCGCCCGGATCACCGCGGGCGAGCGCGCCGACACGGTCGTCGAGGTGCTCCCCACCGACGGCGCGGACAGCACCGACGTCCGTGCCGCTCAGCAGACCGAAGTCACCTTCTCGGGCGGCAAGCTCGTGGTGAGGGGCCCCAGGAAGCGCTCCCTGTTAGGCCGGGCGGGTTCGCTCGACGTGAGCGTCGAGCTGCCGGCCGGCTCGGACGTCCTGGGCGTCTCGCCGCTGGCGGACTTCGTCACCGAGGGCCCGCTCGGCGAATGCCGGCTCAAGTCCTCGCTCGGTGACATCCAGGTCGCCGAGGCGACGGCCGTGAACCTGAGGACCGGTCACGGTGACGTACGGGTGGCCCGGGTGACCGGCGACGCCGAGGTCGCCGGCGCGGGCCGGATCGGCATCGGCCATGTCGCGGGTGCCGCGATCGTCAAGAACGTCGACGGCGACACCGAGATCGACGAGGTCGCCGGGGACCTCCGGGTGAACTCCTCCAACGGCCGTATCTCCGTCGGCGTCGCGCACGCCGGCGTGGACGCCAAGTCCGCCAAGGGCGGCATCAGGATCGACGAGGTGGCGCGCGGCAAGGTGACGCTCCAGACGGCCATGGGCGATCTGGAGATCGGCATCCGTGAGTCCACCGCCGCCTGGCTCGACGTCAGCACCCGCTTCGGCGGCGTCCGCAACTCCCTCGGCCCGGCCGAGGGCCCCGGCAGCACCGACGACACCGTCGAGGTGCGCGCCCGCACCGGGATCGGCGACATCGTGATCCGCCGCTCGTGA
- a CDS encoding SMP-30/gluconolactonase/LRE family protein has protein sequence MNIRSAAIATTLLTALTLGATTASPAQATPLPHCAAPARLDVFREGGVPLLDWRENLEFDGRGTLWVAHLTKNRVEGYAPDGTMRTSFPVSGPGAIRRGPDGMMYVNYGVNPLTPRAGIVRFDPAAAQPRAEKVVEGISGINGLAIDAEGNFYLSRELATGILKIRPDGTRDEAWTKAANVFGANGLEIVGDQLYASVITDTTSPIVRIPLKDPAARTTVVRLSHNILDTKVLDDLTQFNGGLVVASFRKGQLLRVDPATGGTCVLAEGLRMPSSVRVARAFGDNDPRRVLFVVEASGRVVKVTVG, from the coding sequence ATGAACATTCGCTCAGCAGCAATCGCCACCACCCTCCTCACCGCCCTCACCCTCGGCGCCACCACCGCCTCCCCCGCCCAGGCGACGCCCCTCCCCCACTGCGCCGCACCCGCCCGCCTCGACGTCTTCCGGGAGGGCGGCGTTCCGCTGCTGGACTGGCGGGAGAACCTGGAGTTCGACGGGCGCGGCACGCTCTGGGTGGCGCATCTGACGAAGAACCGGGTCGAGGGGTACGCCCCCGACGGGACCATGAGGACCAGCTTCCCGGTGAGCGGTCCGGGCGCCATCCGGCGTGGCCCGGACGGCATGATGTACGTCAACTACGGGGTGAATCCCCTGACTCCGCGCGCCGGCATCGTGCGGTTCGACCCGGCCGCCGCGCAGCCGAGGGCCGAGAAGGTCGTGGAGGGGATATCCGGCATCAACGGCCTCGCCATCGACGCCGAGGGCAACTTCTACCTCAGCCGCGAGCTGGCCACCGGCATCCTCAAGATCCGCCCGGACGGGACGCGGGACGAGGCGTGGACGAAGGCCGCGAACGTCTTCGGCGCCAACGGCCTGGAGATCGTGGGCGACCAGCTGTACGCGAGCGTCATCACCGACACCACCTCCCCGATCGTGCGGATCCCGCTCAAGGACCCGGCGGCCCGCACCACGGTCGTCAGGCTCAGCCACAACATCCTGGACACCAAGGTCCTCGACGACCTCACCCAGTTCAACGGTGGCCTGGTGGTCGCGAGCTTCCGCAAGGGCCAGCTGCTCCGGGTGGACCCGGCGACCGGAGGGACCTGTGTCCTGGCCGAGGGGCTGCGGATGCCCAGCAGCGTGCGCGTCGCCCGCGCCTTCGGGGACAACGACCCGCGGCGCGTCCTCTTCGTCGTCGAGGCGTCCGGCCGCGTCGTCAAGGTGACGGTCGGCTGA